The following coding sequences lie in one Nitratireductor mangrovi genomic window:
- the mutY gene encoding A/G-specific adenine glycosylase has protein sequence MTSPARARSPRGDFAARLLAWYDRHHRHLPWRIPPRAMAAGERPDPYQIWLSEIMLQQTTVAAVKPYFETFVRRWPTVEALAAAESDEIMKAWAGLGYYSRARNLKRCAETVAAADGGRFPETMAALRELPGIGDYTSAAIAAIAFDEPAAVVDGNVERVVTRLEAIERPVREAKQDIRGIVQTLVPPSRPGDFAQAMMDLGATICTPRRPACAICPVSDDCKARLNGDPERFPLKPPRAERPQRLGAAFVAERADGAILLRKRPTKGLLGGMSEVPTSGWSARIDGDDRVDAAPFDARWRPAGSVQHVFTHFALTLSVYHARHDGSAPPDWWWAPRADIHSEALPTVMKKVIEAAIPGAIRKPTRNGASR, from the coding sequence ATGACATCCCCCGCTCGCGCTCGCTCGCCGCGCGGCGATTTCGCGGCGCGGCTGCTGGCCTGGTATGATCGCCATCACCGGCACCTTCCCTGGCGCATCCCGCCACGGGCCATGGCGGCGGGGGAACGGCCCGATCCCTACCAGATCTGGCTGTCCGAGATCATGCTGCAGCAGACGACGGTGGCGGCGGTCAAACCCTATTTCGAGACCTTCGTGCGCCGCTGGCCGACGGTCGAGGCGCTGGCCGCGGCCGAAAGCGACGAGATCATGAAGGCCTGGGCCGGCCTTGGCTATTATTCGCGGGCGCGCAACCTGAAGCGCTGCGCCGAAACCGTCGCCGCCGCGGATGGCGGCAGGTTTCCCGAAACGATGGCTGCGCTGCGCGAACTGCCCGGCATCGGCGACTACACCTCGGCGGCGATCGCGGCGATCGCATTCGACGAGCCTGCCGCCGTCGTCGACGGCAATGTCGAGCGTGTGGTGACGCGGCTTGAGGCCATCGAAAGGCCGGTTCGCGAAGCCAAGCAGGATATCCGCGGCATTGTTCAGACGCTTGTTCCGCCCTCCCGGCCCGGCGACTTCGCCCAGGCCATGATGGACCTCGGCGCGACGATCTGCACGCCGCGCCGGCCGGCCTGTGCGATCTGCCCGGTCAGCGACGACTGCAAGGCACGGCTGAACGGCGATCCGGAGCGTTTCCCGCTCAAGCCGCCCAGAGCCGAACGCCCGCAGCGGCTCGGCGCGGCCTTCGTCGCCGAACGCGCCGACGGGGCGATCCTGTTGCGCAAGCGCCCCACGAAAGGTCTGCTCGGCGGCATGAGCGAGGTGCCGACGAGCGGCTGGTCGGCGCGTATCGACGGCGATGACCGCGTGGATGCAGCACCGTTCGACGCCCGGTGGCGGCCTGCTGGCAGCGTGCAGCACGTCTTCACGCATTTCGCGCTGACGCTTTCGGTCTATCACGCCCGTCACGACGGCAGCGCGCCACCGGATTGGTGGTGGGCGCCGCGCGCGGATATCCACAGCGAAGCGCTGCCCACTGTCATGAAAAAGGTCATCGAGGCTGCCATACCCGGCGCGATCCGCAAACCGACCCGCAATGGAGCATCCCGGTGA
- a CDS encoding M16 family metallopeptidase: MGVEVSRLSNGLTVATETLPHVESVALGVWVKSGSRNEHDNEHGIAHLLEHMAFKGTSTRSAWDIASQIEDVGGEINAATSVETTSFFARVLRDDLPLAIDLLSDILTDCRFDPEELEREQHVILQEIGAAHDTPDDVVFDHFTETAFRHQTLGRSILGTPDTVKSFTPKQIHDFMARQYGADRMVVVATGAVKHDEFAREVEKRLGKVQARAPGKPPQNANYVGGDYREDRDLMDAQILLGFEGRAYHVRDFYASQLLSMILGGGMSSRLFQEVREKRGLCYSVYAFHWGFSDTGVFGIHAATGKDDISTLVPVLLGELKKAGLEIRQDELNRARAQYRAGLKMSAESAASRASQIARQMLLFGRPVPMDELMERLSLITVDRLTDLSARLFSTRPTIAAVGPIGSLAPFEDVVGMLPSPQPAMRVVAG, from the coding sequence ATGGGTGTAGAGGTAAGCCGTCTGTCGAACGGTCTGACGGTCGCGACCGAAACACTGCCCCACGTAGAAAGCGTCGCCCTCGGCGTCTGGGTGAAGTCCGGCTCGCGCAACGAACACGACAACGAGCACGGCATTGCCCATCTTCTGGAGCACATGGCTTTCAAGGGCACCAGCACACGCTCGGCCTGGGACATCGCCTCGCAGATCGAGGATGTCGGCGGCGAGATCAACGCCGCCACCAGCGTCGAGACGACCTCGTTCTTCGCCCGGGTGCTGCGCGACGACCTGCCGCTGGCTATCGACCTCCTCTCCGATATCCTGACCGATTGCCGCTTCGATCCGGAAGAGCTCGAGCGCGAGCAGCACGTCATCCTGCAGGAGATCGGCGCCGCGCACGACACGCCCGACGACGTGGTGTTCGACCACTTCACCGAGACGGCGTTCCGGCACCAGACCCTCGGCCGCTCGATCCTCGGCACGCCGGACACGGTGAAGTCGTTCACGCCGAAGCAGATCCACGACTTCATGGCGCGCCAGTACGGCGCCGACCGCATGGTGGTGGTGGCCACAGGCGCGGTAAAGCACGACGAGTTCGCCCGCGAGGTCGAAAAGCGCCTCGGCAAGGTCCAGGCGCGCGCGCCCGGCAAGCCGCCGCAGAACGCCAATTATGTCGGCGGAGACTACCGCGAGGACCGCGACCTGATGGACGCGCAGATCCTGCTCGGCTTCGAGGGCCGTGCCTACCACGTGCGCGACTTCTACGCCTCGCAGCTCCTGTCGATGATCCTCGGCGGCGGCATGTCCTCGCGCCTGTTCCAGGAGGTGCGCGAGAAACGCGGGCTCTGCTATTCGGTCTATGCCTTCCATTGGGGCTTCTCCGACACCGGCGTCTTCGGCATCCATGCCGCCACCGGCAAGGACGACATTTCCACACTGGTGCCGGTGCTGCTCGGCGAGCTCAAGAAGGCGGGGCTCGAGATCAGGCAGGACGAACTCAATCGCGCCCGCGCCCAGTACAGGGCCGGCCTCAAGATGTCGGCGGAAAGTGCCGCCAGCCGCGCTTCGCAGATCGCGCGCCAGATGCTGTTGTTCGGACGGCCGGTGCCGATGGACGAGCTGATGGAGCGGCTGTCCCTCATCACCGTCGATCGCCTGACCGACCTTTCGGCGCGGCTGTTTTCCACGCGCCCGACCATCGCGGCGGTCGGCCCGATCGGTTCCCTGGCGCCATTCGAGGACGTCGTCGGCATGCTGCCCAGCCCGCAACCGGCAATGCGCGTCGTCGCCGGATAG
- a CDS encoding HAD family hydrolase — MTDIRHIVFDIGKVLIHYDPEIPYRRLIPDDDRRAWFFEHVCTSDWNVEQDRGRRWEEAEALLIAAYPDEEDNIRAFRRNWHEMVPHAYEGSVALMLELIEAGHDVTMLTNFAADTFVEARRRFPFLDRPRGVTVSGEVGLIKPDLRIYERHASDFGLDPQAALFIDDSPKNVEGARAAGWQAIHFTGEADLERDLARMGIAA, encoded by the coding sequence GTGACCGACATCCGCCACATCGTCTTCGACATCGGCAAGGTGCTGATTCATTACGATCCCGAGATTCCCTACCGGCGGCTGATCCCGGACGACGACAGGCGCGCCTGGTTCTTCGAGCACGTCTGCACTTCGGACTGGAACGTCGAGCAGGATCGCGGCCGCCGCTGGGAGGAAGCCGAGGCGTTGCTGATCGCCGCTTATCCGGACGAAGAGGACAATATCCGCGCCTTCCGGCGCAACTGGCACGAAATGGTGCCACACGCCTATGAGGGCAGCGTCGCCCTGATGCTGGAGCTGATCGAGGCCGGTCACGACGTGACCATGCTCACCAACTTCGCCGCCGATACATTCGTTGAGGCGCGGCGGAGGTTTCCGTTCCTCGACCGGCCGCGCGGAGTGACCGTCTCCGGCGAAGTCGGGCTGATCAAGCCGGACCTGCGCATCTACGAACGCCATGCGAGCGATTTCGGCCTCGACCCGCAGGCCGCGCTCTTCATCGATGACAGCCCGAAAAACGTCGAGGGCGCCCGCGCCGCCGGCTGGCAGGCGATCCATTTCACCGGGGAAGCGGATCTGGAGCGCGACCTGGCGCGGATGGGCATAGCGGCCTGA
- a CDS encoding site-specific DNA-methyltransferase: MSAMRIVDDLPTLAPVNEWRDSILKGDCVAAMEKLPEKSVDAIFADPPYNLQLGGDLHRPDQSKVDAVDDAWDQFDSFQAYDAFTRAWLLAARRVLKPNGTIWVIGSYHNIFRVGAKLQDLGFWILNDVVWRKTNPMPNFRGRRFQNAHETLIWASRDQKAKGYTFNYEALKAANDDVQMRTDWLFPICTGAERLKDAGGGKAHPTQKPEALLARVLMASTRPGDVVLDPFFGSGTTGAVAKRLGRHFVGIDREQAYIDAAIARIDGVEPLEKPDLAIMTGKRAEPRVAFVSLIEAGLVAPGLALCDAKRRWNARVRADGTLAVGAEAGSIHRMGAQVQGLDACNGWTFWHFETGGALKPIDELRREMRDRMAVAAA; encoded by the coding sequence ATGTCCGCCATGCGTATCGTCGACGATCTCCCCACCCTCGCGCCCGTCAATGAGTGGCGCGACTCCATCCTCAAGGGCGACTGCGTCGCGGCGATGGAGAAGCTGCCGGAGAAGTCGGTCGACGCGATCTTTGCCGACCCGCCCTACAATCTGCAGCTTGGCGGCGACCTGCATCGACCCGACCAGTCCAAGGTCGACGCGGTCGACGACGCCTGGGACCAGTTCGACAGCTTCCAGGCCTATGACGCCTTCACCCGTGCATGGCTGCTCGCCGCCCGCCGGGTGCTGAAGCCGAACGGCACGATCTGGGTGATCGGCTCCTACCACAACATCTTCCGGGTCGGCGCCAAGCTGCAGGATCTGGGCTTCTGGATCCTGAACGACGTTGTGTGGCGCAAGACCAACCCGATGCCCAATTTTCGCGGCCGGCGCTTTCAGAACGCGCACGAGACGCTGATCTGGGCCTCGCGCGACCAGAAGGCCAAGGGCTATACGTTCAATTACGAGGCGCTGAAGGCGGCCAACGACGACGTGCAGATGCGCACCGACTGGCTGTTCCCGATCTGCACCGGCGCGGAGCGGCTGAAGGATGCCGGTGGCGGCAAGGCGCATCCGACGCAGAAGCCGGAAGCCCTGCTCGCCCGCGTACTGATGGCCTCGACGCGGCCCGGCGACGTCGTGCTTGATCCCTTCTTCGGCTCGGGAACCACTGGCGCGGTGGCGAAGCGCCTCGGGCGCCATTTCGTCGGCATCGATCGCGAACAGGCCTATATCGACGCCGCAATCGCCAGGATCGACGGCGTGGAGCCACTGGAAAAGCCTGACCTCGCCATCATGACCGGCAAGCGCGCCGAACCGCGGGTCGCCTTCGTCAGCCTGATCGAGGCCGGCCTGGTCGCGCCGGGGCTCGCGCTCTGTGACGCCAAGCGGCGCTGGAACGCCCGGGTCAGGGCCGACGGCACGCTCGCCGTCGGCGCAGAGGCCGGTTCGATCCACCGCATGGGGGCGCAGGTGCAAGGGCTCGACGCCTGCAACGGCTGGACCTTCTGGCACTTCGAGACCGGCGGGGCCCTGAAGCCGATCGACGAACTGCGCCGCGAGATGCGCGACCGCATGGCTGTGGCCGCCGCCTGA
- a CDS encoding DUF1778 domain-containing protein translates to MTASKTTRTFNLRFDAETHELVHQAAEICGQSATVFITEAAVYSAQVELLDQRFVGVDPTVFDDVLAQIDAPAEVNAELVRLFRQQLEWIE, encoded by the coding sequence ATGACCGCCTCGAAGACGACCCGTACCTTCAACCTTAGGTTCGATGCCGAAACGCACGAACTCGTGCATCAGGCGGCCGAGATTTGCGGCCAGTCGGCAACCGTCTTCATAACCGAGGCCGCTGTGTATTCGGCGCAGGTGGAATTGCTCGACCAGCGTTTCGTGGGCGTCGATCCGACGGTTTTCGACGATGTTCTGGCGCAGATCGATGCGCCTGCCGAAGTCAACGCTGAGCTCGTGCGCCTGTTCAGGCAGCAGCTCGAGTGGATTGAGTGA
- a CDS encoding HAD family hydrolase, with the protein MQPELVIFDCDGVLVDSEIIAARVEADLITEAGFPIEAGELAERYAGLTFHDILLKLEEEAQIPFQASLIEKAEKAVDKALARQVQAIEGAIEAVARTRHPRCICSNSTAKRLDAMLTRTGLKPGFPDTVFSALDTPSRLPKPAPDVFLHAAERMNADPAATFVIEDSEHGIAGARAAGMRVIGFTGGKHSYPGHADRLTEAGAETVISRWADFHPVLAALAEWSETI; encoded by the coding sequence ATGCAGCCCGAGCTGGTGATTTTTGATTGCGATGGCGTCCTCGTGGATTCCGAGATCATCGCGGCGCGCGTGGAGGCCGACCTCATCACCGAGGCCGGTTTCCCGATCGAGGCGGGCGAACTCGCCGAACGCTACGCCGGGCTCACCTTTCACGACATCCTGCTGAAGCTGGAGGAGGAAGCGCAGATCCCCTTCCAGGCGTCCTTGATCGAGAAGGCCGAGAAGGCCGTCGACAAGGCGCTGGCAAGGCAGGTGCAGGCCATCGAAGGCGCGATCGAGGCGGTGGCGCGCACGCGCCATCCGCGCTGCATCTGCTCAAACTCGACCGCGAAACGCCTGGATGCCATGCTCACCCGCACCGGGCTGAAGCCCGGCTTCCCCGACACCGTCTTTTCAGCCCTCGACACGCCGAGCCGACTGCCCAAGCCGGCGCCCGACGTCTTTCTCCATGCCGCCGAGCGCATGAACGCGGACCCGGCCGCGACCTTCGTCATCGAGGATTCCGAACACGGCATTGCCGGCGCCCGTGCCGCCGGCATGCGGGTCATCGGCTTCACCGGCGGCAAGCACAGCTATCCCGGCCACGCCGACAGGCTGACCGAGGCCGGCGCGGAAACCGTGATCAGCCGCTGGGCGGACTTCCACCCGGTACTGGCCGCCCTGGCGGAATGGTCCGAAACGATCTGA
- a CDS encoding DUF721 domain-containing protein produces MTGKRRGSNPVAVSDLATGILDPVLKKRAGMSVSLVQSWQELVGTRLARSTRPERIAWPRRRHEDDPFEPATLVVACEGAMALHLQHETGEIIDRVNSFFGFAAIGRIRIVQKPVALDTGERRKPLRPLSEAEKQRVGGYVKDVGDEGLRAALERLGQSVVASRK; encoded by the coding sequence ATGACAGGGAAGCGCAGAGGGAGCAATCCCGTCGCGGTGAGCGACCTTGCCACCGGCATCCTCGATCCGGTGCTGAAGAAGCGCGCCGGCATGTCGGTCAGCCTGGTGCAGTCGTGGCAGGAACTGGTCGGAACGCGTCTGGCCCGTTCGACACGGCCGGAGCGCATCGCCTGGCCGAGGCGGCGGCATGAGGACGATCCCTTCGAGCCGGCAACGCTGGTGGTCGCGTGTGAGGGCGCCATGGCGCTGCACCTGCAGCACGAGACCGGCGAAATCATCGACCGGGTCAACAGCTTCTTCGGTTTTGCCGCGATCGGGCGCATCCGTATCGTGCAGAAACCGGTGGCGCTGGACACCGGCGAACGGCGCAAGCCCTTGCGTCCGCTCAGCGAGGCGGAAAAGCAGCGCGTCGGCGGCTACGTGAAGGATGTTGGAGACGAGGGGCTGCGCGCGGCGCTGGAACGGCTTGGCCAAAGCGTGGTGGCGTCGCGCAAATGA
- the thrC gene encoding threonine synthase → MRYVSTRGAAPTLGFSDVLLTGLARDGGLYLPETWPQFPAADIRALRGLPYAEIAKRVMTPFLGGEIDAKTFSAIVDETYATFRHDAVCPLVQTGPNEFVLELFHGPTLAFKDVAMQLLARLMDHVLAERGERATIVGATSGDTGGAAIDAFAGRDRSDIFILFPHGRVSAVQQRQMTTSEASNVHALAIEGNFDDCQALVKAMFNDDPFRRRVRLSGVNSINWARIMAQTVYYFSAAVSLGAPDRPVTFVVPTGNFGDIFAGYAARRMGLPIERLVIATNDNDILARALAGGRYETRAVVATTSPSMDIQVSSNFERALFEAAGRDSAATTTAMEGLKQSGAFTVPPPTLAALRADFDAGTSTMAETASTMREVLEKSGYLADPHTATAIKVARDAAGSAAPAIVLATAHPAKFPDAVREATLQAANLPSWLTGLMDREERYEILPSQLQAVQDHVGCRTRAAG, encoded by the coding sequence ATGCGATATGTCTCGACCAGGGGCGCGGCCCCGACCCTCGGCTTTTCCGACGTGCTCCTGACCGGACTGGCGCGCGACGGCGGGCTCTACCTGCCCGAGACCTGGCCGCAGTTCCCGGCCGCCGATATTCGCGCCTTGCGCGGCCTTCCCTATGCCGAGATCGCCAAGCGTGTCATGACGCCCTTCCTGGGCGGCGAAATCGACGCGAAGACCTTCTCGGCCATCGTCGACGAGACCTATGCGACGTTTCGTCACGACGCGGTCTGCCCGCTGGTCCAGACCGGGCCGAACGAGTTCGTGCTCGAGCTCTTCCACGGTCCGACACTCGCCTTCAAGGACGTGGCGATGCAGCTTCTGGCGCGGCTGATGGACCATGTCCTCGCCGAAAGGGGCGAGCGTGCGACCATCGTCGGGGCGACGTCCGGCGACACCGGCGGCGCGGCGATCGACGCCTTCGCAGGCCGCGACCGCTCCGACATCTTCATCCTCTTCCCGCATGGCCGCGTGTCGGCGGTGCAGCAGCGCCAGATGACCACGTCGGAGGCGAGCAACGTCCACGCGCTCGCCATCGAAGGCAATTTCGACGATTGCCAGGCGCTGGTGAAGGCGATGTTCAACGACGACCCGTTCCGCCGGCGCGTGCGCCTTTCCGGCGTCAACTCGATCAACTGGGCCCGCATCATGGCCCAGACCGTCTACTACTTTTCTGCCGCCGTCTCGCTCGGAGCGCCCGACCGGCCGGTTACCTTCGTCGTGCCGACCGGCAATTTCGGCGACATCTTCGCCGGTTACGCGGCCAGGCGCATGGGCCTGCCGATCGAGCGGCTGGTGATCGCCACCAACGACAACGACATCCTGGCGCGCGCGCTTGCGGGCGGCCGCTACGAGACCCGCGCCGTCGTGGCGACCACCTCGCCGTCGATGGACATCCAGGTCTCGTCCAACTTCGAGCGCGCCCTGTTCGAGGCGGCGGGACGCGACAGCGCCGCCACGACGACGGCGATGGAGGGGCTGAAGCAGTCCGGCGCCTTCACGGTGCCGCCGCCAACCCTTGCCGCGCTGCGCGCCGATTTCGACGCCGGCACCTCGACGATGGCCGAGACGGCTTCGACCATGCGCGAGGTCCTGGAGAAAAGCGGCTATCTCGCCGACCCGCACACCGCCACCGCCATCAAGGTCGCGCGCGATGCCGCCGGCAGTGCGGCGCCGGCGATCGTGCTTGCCACCGCGCACCCGGCAAAGTTCCCCGACGCGGTGCGCGAGGCGACCTTGCAAGCCGCCAACTTGCCATCATGGCTCACGGGCCTTATGGATCGGGAGGAAAGATACGAAATCCTGCCATCGCAGCTTCAGGCGGTGCAGGATCATGTCGGCTGCAGGACGCGGGCGGCCGGCTAG